The Streptomyces sp. ALI-76-A nucleotide sequence TTGATCCCACGTTGATGGAACGTTTTTCGCCGACCGGCACGATCTCGTCCATGCACATCGACACCATCACCCCGGCCGATCCCGGCTGGCAGACGCAGGCCCTGTGCGCACAGACCGGGGCGGACTTCTTCTTCCCCGAGCCGGGCAGCTCGGTACGGGAGGCGAAGCGCATCTGCGGCATGTGCGAGATGCGTCCCGCGTGCCTGGAGTACGCGCTGGCCAACGACGAGCGCTTCGGAGTGTGGGGCGGCCTGTCGGAGAAGGAACGCCTGCAACTCAGGCGCACGCGACCGTGACCCACCGGGACGACGGCCGCCGGCCGGCCTGAACGCAGGGTTCCGGGGCGGGTCGCCGAGGCGGGCCCATGACCCGTCGGCCGACTGACGAGATACGGCCACGGGCCGTCCGCCGGCTGTCGAGATGCGGCTGCGGCCCGTCACCCGGCCGCAGCCCGGGCAGCGGCTGAGCCCAAGGCGAACGAGCCCAAGGTGAACGAGCCCAAGGCGAACGAGCCCAAGGTGAACGAGTACCACCGGGCCACGACGGGCGGTACGGCGCAACCTCCGGGGTTCGGCTCCCGGTGTCGCGCGTGTCGTCGGGGTGTGGCCGCGGGCCGTCGGCCGGTTGTCGGGGTGTGGCTCGTCCGGGGCCGCCGACGTGGCCGCAACCCCCGCGGCGGCCGGGCGCGACAGCGCGACGCGCACGGGTTCCGTCAGGCCGCTCCGTGTCTCAGGTGCGTGCGGTCACCGGCGCGCGGGTGCGAGCGGGGTGTCCGGAACTCACCCCGGTCTGCTGCTGCGGCGGCCAGGGCCGGGGCGCGGCGCCGGGACGGACGCGGCGGGACCGGTGCACCGGTCCCGCCGCGCCCGACTCCTCGGACGGTGAGGTCAGCCCGCCGCGCGGGCCGCCATCCGCGCCTTGCGCGCGGCCAGCTTCTCGTCGAACTTCGAGGCCTCGGCGTCCAGGCCGCCCATGTACATGCCGAGCTCCTCCTGCGCCTTGAGACCCTCCGGACCGAGGCCGTCGATGTCCAGGACCCTCAGGAAGCGCAGCACGGGCTGGAGCACGTCGTCATGGTGGATGCGCATGTTGTAGATCTCGCCGATCGCCATCTGCGCGGCGGCCCGCTCGAAGCCGGGCATGCCGTGACCGGGCATCCGGAAGTTCACGATCACGTCGCGCACCGCCTGCATCGTCAGGTCGGGCGCCAGCTCGAAGGCGGCCTTCAGCAGGTTCCGGTAGAAGACCATGTGCAGGTTCTCGTCGGTCGCGATGCGCGCCAGCATGCGGTCGCAGACCGGGTCCCCGGACTGGTGGCCGGTGTTGCGGTGCGAGACACGGGTCGCCAGCTCCTGGAAGGCGACGTACGCCACCGAGTGGAGCATCGAGTGGCGGTTGTCCGACTCGAAGCCCTCGGCCATGTGGGCCATCCGGAACTGCTCCAGCTTGTCCGGGTCCACCGCGCGCGAGGTGAGCAGGTAGTCGCGCATCACGATGCCGTGCCGGCCCTCCTCCGCGGTCCAGCGGTGCACCCAGGTGCCCCAGGCGCCGTCACGGCCGAACAGCGAGGCGATCTCGTGGTGGTAGCTGGGGAGGTTGTCCTCCGTGAGAAGGTTGACCACCAGCGCGATCCGGCCGATCTCGGTGACCTTGGACTGCTCCTTCTCCCACGCCTGGCCGTCCTCGAAGAGGCCGGGGAAGTTGCGGCCGTCACTGAACGGCACGTACTCGTGCGGCATCCAGTCCTTGGCGACCTTCAGGTGCCGGTTGAGCTCCTGCTCGACCACTTCCTCCAGCGCGTACAGCAGGCGGGCGTCGGTCCAGGCGGAGGACGGGCTGCCGAGGTGAGGGGAAGTGATCGTCACGGGTACTCCATGGGGACGCGGAACGTGAAGACGGAAACAGTCGGCGAGCGGTGCCGACCTGTACCTACGGAATCGTAGGCTACGTATCCGTAGGTTACGAAACCGTAGGTTAAGAACGGTGTAAAGATCCCTGATCAGGCGGGTACCCCGGGCGTGGCGAACGATTCCTATATCCCAGGTCCGGGGCCGGAGGGCCCTCGCGGCGACGAGGTCAGGCGTACAGCTCCCGCATCCGCACCGAGAGGCATGTCACACAGCCCTCGAGCTTCTCGAACTCGCCGATGTCCACCAGGACGGGCTCGTGGCCGAGGTCGGCGAGCAGGTCCGCGGTCTTCGGCGCGCTCGACGCCATCAGCAGCCGGTCACCGCCGAGCAGCACCACGTGCGCCCCGGACTCCTCCGGCACCGACAGGAAACGCGGGAACAGCGACGGCCTGTCCACCTTCGGGATGTGCCCGATGACCGTCCCGTCCGGCAGCGCGGTGACCGCCGACTTCAGATGCAGCACCTTGCTCACCGGTACGGCGACGACCCGCGCCCCGAGCGGCTCGAAGGCGGCCCGCACCTGCTGGACGCCGGCCGCGTTGGTGCGTCCGCCCCGGCCGACGTAGATCGTGTCGTCGATCTTCAGCACGTCGCCGCCGTCCAGGGTGCCCGGATCCCAGACCCAGTTCACCGAGCAGCCGAGGCGGGCCACTGCCTCCTCGACGCCCGTGGTCTCCTCGCGCCGGGACTCGGCGCCGGGCCGGGCGATCAGCGCGACGTTCCGGTACATGACCACGGTGTCCTCGACGAACACCGAGTCCGGGCAGTCCTCGGCCGCCTCCACCTCGACCGTCTCCCAGCCGTGCGTGCGCAGGGCCTCGACGTACGCCTCCCACTGTTCGAGCGCGAGGCCGGCATCGACCTTGTCCCGCTCGATGTGCGTCACCAGGCCTTCGGCGAGGCGCGGACCGGGGCGGCGGACGAGGGCCTTCTTGCTGGGCACGAGCGGGACTCCGTATCGGATGGGAGGTGTCGGGACCGTGCCGACGGTGCTCCGGGATCGCCGGAAGCCGTCGGGCGTCAGCGGACCATCATGCAGCGCCGTGCCGCCGGACGACACCCCCGGGGCCGCCGGCCGGGTCGGCACGCCGTGCTGACGGCACGGGGAGAGGCGTCCAGGGGGCACTTTGGGATCACCTGGCACCGCGGTGAGACGTCGCCTGCCAGGGCCCTAGACCGTCCCGGCCCGCAGGTGGTCGCGCAGGCGGCGGGCGACCTGGCCCATGAGGGCCTCGGCGTCGGGCTGGCTGCCCGCGGCCACCTGCGACTCGGTCAGGGCGGCGACGGCGTAGGTCCGGCCGTCGGCGTGTTCGACGACGCCGACCTCGTGGCGCAGATTGAGCAGGGTGCCGGTCTTGGACGACCAGGTGGAGGCGTCGGAGGTGAAGTCCGGGGCGAGGCGGTGGCGCAGCAGGTTGTCGGCCAGGAGGCCGCGCAGGCGGGCGGCGATGTCGGGGTGGATCGCCGGGGCCCCGGCACCCGGAGTACGGGCCCGGGGCCGCCAGAGCGCCTGGAGGAGGTCGACGAAGGCGCGTGCCGTGCCGGTGTTGGCGCGCGAGGTGTCCAGCTGCGGCAGCCGGTGGCCGCGCCCCGGTGTGCCGGACTCGATCGCGAGGGCGTGGGCGAGGTGCACCTCCGCCGGGTCGAAACGCTCCACCGGCGTTTCGGTCAGTTCGTGCATGGTGTGCCGTACGGAGATGCCCCGCAGTCCGAACGCGTGCACGGTCGCCGCGACCTGGTCGGGCGGGGTGAGTGCGAAGAGGGCGTCGGCGGCGACGCTGTCGCTGACGCAGACGCTGAGGTAGAGCAGGTCGTCGACGGCGATCCGGGCGCTGTGGCGGAACCGGCTCAGGCCGGTCGGCCCCGGGGTGGTGATCCGCCCGGGTGTCACCTCGATCGTCGCGGCGCCGTCGAGTTCTCCGCGCCGGATGCGTTCCAGTGTCGCCAGCGCGAGCGGGACCTTGGTGAGGGACGCGACCGGGAACTCTATGTCGGGTTCGATGCCGATCTCCTCGCCGGTGTCCAGGTCACGGACCAGGAACGAGCCGCCCAGCCCGCCCTCGCGCAACGTCCGGCGCAGCTGCCCGAGCAGTCTCTCGGTGTTCGTGTTCACAAGGACTCCTCCGGGGACCGCCTGGACTGAGAGGACGCCGTGGCTCGCGTGAGCTGTGTGGCACGCGCGGAACGCGGGGACGGCGGGGGTTGTGTGGCGCCCAGGCACCGGGCGACGGCGTCCGCGCACGTCCGGCCCGTGCGGGCGGCGTCGGTGTCCGTCTCGTCGGCCACGGCCAGGGCGTACCCCCGTGCGAAGCCGGGGCCGAGCTCGCCGACGGGCCGCCAGTGCAGGCCCAGCTCCCGGGCCTGCGCCGGCGAGCACAGCAGGGTGTCGTCCCGGCTCAGCACGTCCGCCGCGGCGGCCGCCACGGTCCGGGTCACGGCCAGCTGCGCCGGGCGCAGCCCGACGGCGTCGCGCAGACGGGCCAGACGGTCCCGGACGTGCGGCACGTCGTCCTCCGGCTGGAGCCACACGCGGCGCGGTCGCCGCGCGCGTCCGGCCCGGCCTGGGCGCAGGACGTCCAGGTAGACCGCCGAGCCGCCCGGGTCGTCCGCGAGCGCCAGTCCCAGCGGCACCGTCCAGGCCGCCTCGCGGGGCGGTACCGCCAGCAGGGCCGCGCGCACCTGCCGGGAGGTCAGCAGGTCAGCGCGCTCCGCGGGGCCGGCGGGGCGCGGGTCGAGGAGGATCCCGTGGTCGTGCGCCGCCGCGATGAGGTGGGCGAGGGCGCCCGTGGGGCAGATGGCCGGGACGGCGATGCGCAGCGGTCGGTGCCGCGCGGTCTCCGCCTCGTGGTCGAGCCGGTCGGCCAGCCGCACCAACTGCTGGGCCAGCGGCAGCATGTCCCGGCCGAACGGGGTCAGGGTCACCGCACGCGCGGACCGCTCCAGCAGACGCTCGCCCAGGCGTTGTTCGAGCGCGGCGACGCGGCGGCTCACGACCGACTGGGCCGTCCGGGCCGCCGCCGCGCCCACCGTGAAACTGCCGTGCTCGCTCACGCTGACGAACGCACGGCAGGCCGCTACAAGATCCACGGGGCCACTATGCCAAAACAGCATGGGAGCGCGTCCACGCGTCTTGGACACCGGTGCCCGTCCGGCCCGAGGGTGGCCGGACAAGCACGTCGACGCTTCGACACGTCGGCACTTCGAGGTCCTGGAGGTCCCATCCATGACGTACCCGCATCGCATGCGCCGCGGCGCCGCCTGGGCGGCCGGGTTGCTCGCCCTCGTCGCGCTCCCGGCATGCGGCCAGGAGACCGGGTCCGCGTCCGGTTCCGCCGTGGGCTCCCCGCGGTCGACGGCCGCCTCCGCGGCGGCCCCGGGAGCCACCGCGGGCGCGTTCCGGCGGTTGGAGCGCGAGTTCGACGCGCGGCTCGGTGTGTACGCCCTGGACACCGGTACCGGCCGGACGGTCGCCTACCAGGCGGACGAACGGTTCGCGTACGCCTCGACCTTCAAGGCGCTCGCGGTGGGAGCCGTGCTTCAGCGGCGTGGCCTGGAGGGGCTCGACAAGGTGGTCACCTTCTCGCGCGAGGACGTGGTCGCCAACTCGCCCGTGACCGAGAACTTCGTCGAGACCGGGATGAGCCTGCGCGAACTGTGCGCCGCCACCCTCTGGTACAGCGACAACACGGCGGCCAACCTGCTCTTCGACGAGCTCGGCGGCCCCGACGGCCTGGAGAAGGCCCTGGAACGACTCGGCGACGACGTCACCGAGATGGACCGGTACGAGCCGGAGCTCAGCGACGGCACGCCGGGCGACATCCGTGACACGAGCACGCCCCGCGCGTTGGCGGGGAGCCTGCGGGCGTTCCTGCTCGGCAAGGCCCTGGACAGGGAGGAGCGCGCTCTGCTCAGGACGTGGATGAAGACGAACACCACCGGCGAGACGCTCATCATGGCCGGCCTCCCGGACGACTGGACCGTGGCCGACAAGAGCGGCACCGCCGGGTACGGCGGACGCAACGACATCGCCGTGGTGTGGCCGGACGACGGCGCCGATCCCATCGTGCTGGCGGTCCTGTCCAGCCGGGACGAGCAGGACGCCGAACGCCGCGACGCACTGATCGCCGAGGCGGCCACCGTGGCGGTGGACGGCCTGGGCGGCCGGGGAGCGTAGCCCGCCGGGGCCGACGGTGCCCGGCTTGGCGGTGCCTGGCCTCGCGGTGTCCGGCCTCACGGTCCCCGGCCTCACGACCGGCCTCACGGCTCGTCAGGCCGGCCGGGACGGGCGCGACCGTCCCGGCCGGCTGGGACGCCACCCCCGGCCGGCTGGGACGGCATCCCGGAGACACCCGCCCCACCGGCACCCTGGCCCCGCCCCGTCTCACCGCCCTGTGACGACCTCCACCTCCACCTCCGTTCCTTCCGTCTCCGCTCCCTCCGCCGTCACCCGTCGAAGGTGCTCCCCGGTGAACGAGCCCTCAGCGTCGAGAAGTTGACGGGGTGTGCCCTCGAAGACGAGCCGGCCGCCGTCCCGGCCGCCGCCCGGCCCGAGGTCGACGATCCAGTCGGCGTGCGCCACGACGTCCAGGTTGTGCTCGACGACCACGACCGTGTTGCCCGTGTCGACCAGCCGGTCCAGCAGCGCGAGCAGCCCGTCGACGTCGGACATGTGCAGTCCGGTCGTCGGTTCGTCCAGGACGTACACCGCCCCGGTCCGGTGCAGCCGCGTCGCCAGCTTGATGCGCTGGCGTTCGCCGCCGGAGAGCGTGGACAGCGGCTGCCCCAGCGTGAGGTAGGCGAGGCCGACGTCGGCCAGCGCGCGCAGCCGGCGCCGTACGCCCGGGTCGTCGAAGAAGCCGAGTGCCTCGCCGGCCGTCATCTCCAGGACGTCCGCGACGGACCGGCCGTCGACGGTCAGCCGCAGCACCTCGTCCTTGAAGCGCCGCCCCTCGCAGTCGTGGCAGGTCGTCGTCACCGGGTCCATGAACGCCAGGTCGGTGTAAAGGATGCCGCGCCCCTCGCAGGTCCCGCACGCCCCGGCCGAGTTGAAGCTGAAGAGCCCCGGTCCGGTCCCCGTCTCCCGGGCGAAGATCTTCCGGACCGTGTCCATGATCCCGACGTAGGTCGCCGGTGTGGACCGCCCGGAGATCCCGATCGACGACTGGTCGACGACCACGGCGTCGGGGTGGGCGGCGGTCAGCTCCGCGGCCAGTGTGCTCTTCCCGGACCCGGCGACCCCGGTGACCACGGTCAGCACGCCGGTCGGGAACTCCACGGTCAGGTCCCGCAGATTGTGCCGGCCGGCGCCCTTCACCCACAGCCCGCCGGTGGCTCGCCGCACCTCCTCCTTGACCCGCGTACGGCGGCGCAGGCAGCGCCCGGTCGGGGTGTCCGACCCGGCCAGCTCGGCCGGCGTCCCCTCGAACACCACCCGTCCGCCGTCGGCTCCGGCGCCCGGCCCCATGTCGACGACGTGGTCGGCGAGCGCGATGACGTCCGGGTCGTGCTCGACGACCAGCACGGTGTTCCCCTTGTCGCGCAGCCGCAGCAACAGGTCGCCGAGCCGTCCGACGTCCCGCGGGTGCAGACCCACACTGGGTTCGTCGAAGATGTACGTCATCCCGGTCAGGCTGGAGCCGAGGTGCCGCACGGTCTTCAGCCGCTGTCCCTCGCCGCCGGAGAGCGTGGCGGTCTCCCGGTCGAGGCTGAGGTAACCGAGACCGATCGCGTCGATGCGTTCGAGGGCGGTGATCGCGGCCCGGGCGACGGGCGTGGCGACCGGGTCGTCGATCTCCCTCAGCACGCCGATCAGGTCACTGACCTGCATCCGGGCGCAGTCGGCGATGGTGCGGCCGTTGATCCGGGTGGCGAGCGCCGCCCGGTTGAGCCGGGCGCCGGCGCAGGCGGGGCAGGTGCCCTCGGTCAGGAACTCCCGTACGAGGTCGCGGGTCTTCTGGCTCATGCCGGACAGGTCGCGCTTCAGGTACAGCCGCTCGAACCGGTCGGCGAGCCCCTCGTACTCGGTGGTCCAGGTGCCGCCGCTGCCGTTGACGGTGACCTTGCTGCCGGGGCGGCCGTGCATCAGGAACTCCCGCTCGGCGGCGGTGAACGCGCCGACCGGCTTGTGCGGGTCCAGGTCGTCGGAGTTCGTGTACGCCTGCCCCTGCCAGGTCCCCGCCGCGAACGGCGGGAAGCGCACCGCCCCGTCGGCCAGTGACCGCTCCGGGTCCAGGATGCGGTCCCAGTCCGGCCGCACCACCCGCCCGAGCCCGTCGCAGTCGGGGCACATGCCCGCCGGGTCGTTGAACGAGTACGCCGTCGCCGGTCCGGCGCTCGGGGTGCCGTGCCGGGAGAACAGCACGCGGATCACCGAGTAGACGTCGGTCATCGTGCCGACGGTGGAGCGGGAGTGGCCCCCGATCTGCCGCTGGTCGACCACGATGGCGGGGGTGAGGTCCTCCAGCGTGTCGGCGTGCGGCCGCTCGTACTTGGGCAGCCGGTTGCGCACGAACCAGGTGAACGTCTCGTTCAGCTGGCGCTGCGACTCGACCGCGATCGTGTCGAAGACGACGGACGACTTCCCCGATCCCGAAACGCCGGTGAACACGGTCAGCCGGCCCTTCGGGATGCGGAGCGTGACGTCCTCGAGGTTGTTCTGCCGGGCTCCGGTGAGGGTGATGAAATCGGACATGCACCCGACGCTAGAAGGGATACCCGACAGCTTCTGACGTGATTTCCCTCAGTTCTCCGTTCTCCAGCAGCAGCCACCGGGTGATGCCGACCGACTCCAGGAACGGCAGGTCGTGGCTGGCCACGATCAGCGCCCCCTCGTACGACTCCAGGGCGGTCGTGAGCTGCCGCACGCTCGCCATGTCCAGGTTGTTCGTCGGCTCGTCCAGCATCAGCAGCTGGGGCGCGGGCTCCGCCAGCATCAGCGCGGCGAGGGTCGCCCGGAAGCGTTCGCCGCCCGACAGGGTGGCCGCCTTCTGGTCCGCGCGGGCGCCCCGGAACAGGAAGCGGGCGAGCCGGGCCCGGATCCGGTTGCGGGTGGCGTCCGGCGCGAACCGGGCCACGTTCTCGGCGACGGTCAGCTCGCCGTCGAGCACGTCCAGCCGCTGCGGCAGGAAGCGGAGCGGGACGTGGGCCCGCACGTCGCCGGACAGCGGCTCCAGCTCCCCGGCGACCGTCCGCAGCAGCGTCGTCTTGCCCGCGCCGTTGCGCCCGACCAGGGCGATCCGCTCCGGACCGTGCAGCTCGAAACCTCCCTCCACCCGTGCCCCGTGGGCCAGGTGCACATCCTGGAGGGTGAGGACGGTACGGCCCTGGGGTACGGCCGTGTACGGCAGGTCGACGCGGATCTCGTCGTCGTCCCGCACGGCCTCGGCCGCCTCGTCGAGCCGTTCCCTCGCCTCGGCGAGCTTCTCCTCGTGCATGATGCGGTGCTTGCCCGCGGACTCCTGCGCCGCGCGCTTGCGGGCCCCCATGACGATCTTCGGCTCGCGCTTCTGGTCCCACATCTTCTGTCCGTACCGCCTGCGTCGGGCCAACTTGACCTGCGCGTCGACCAGTTCACGCTTCTGCTTCTTGAGATCGGCCTCGGCGACGCGCACCATCCGTTCCGCGGCCTCCTGTTCGGTGGCGAGCGCGTCCTCGTACGCCGAGAGGTTGCCGCCGTACCAGGTGATCCCGCCGGAGCGCAGATCGGCGATCTGGTCGACCAGGTCGAGCAGTTCGCGGTCGTGGCTGACCACGACCATGATCCCCGGCCAGGCCGCGACGGCCGCGTAGAGCCGCCTGCGCGCGTACAGGTCGAGGTTGTTGGTGGGCTCGTCGAGCAGCAGCACGTCCGGCCGGCGCAGCAGCAGCGCGGCCAGCCGCAGCAGCACCGACTCGCCGCCCGACACCTCGCCGATCGTGCGGTCCAGCCCGATGTGGCCGAGCCCGAGTTCGCCGAGGGTGGCGAGGGCCCGCTCCTCCACGTCCCAGTCGTCGCCGACCGTCTCGAAGTGTTCCTCGGCCACGTCACCGGCCTCGATCGCGTGCAGCGCGGCCCGCCGGGCGGCGATGCCGAGCGCCTCGTCGACCCTCAGGGCGGTGTCGAGCGTGACGTTCTGCGGGAGGTGACCGACCTCGCCCGCGACGCGCACGGTGCCGTCGGCCGGAGTCAGCCGGCCGGCGATCAGCTTCAGCAGGGTCGACTTCCCCGACCCGTTGACGCCGACGAGACCGGTGCGGCCCGGACCGAAGGCGACGTCGAGGCCCTCGAAGACGGAGGTGCCGTCGGGCCAGGTGAAGGAGAGGGATGTACAGGTGATGGACGCAGACATACGGAAGCCTCCGCGGTTGCTCGGTGCGGGCACGGGCAGACGCGTATCGAGACACCGGCGACCAGGGAGGAGAGGCCCGGGGGCAGGGAACGGCCCTGTTCCGCGAAGGACGGCTCGAACGCCGAGGTCGCACGCGGCGGCACACACCCCAGGTGTGTGACGCGGTGTCTCAGAACCTCAGACGAGCAACGTCCTTCTCCTATCGACGGCAACAGAACCGCCAACACCGTACGAGCGGCTCTCGACGGCTGTCAACGCATTAACGTCGGCCCCGATCCCACCCTCCGAAGGAGTCCCCGTGCCCCACGGCTCGCTCTCGCTCCCGGCCCGCCTGTGCCTGCTGGCCTGGAACAGTACGGAGACGGAGACCGGCGGGGCCGGCCGGCTGCCCCCTCTGGTCCGGGCCGGTGCCCTCGTCGAGCTGGCGCAACGCGGCCTGCTCATCGACGACGACGGCATCGCCACCCCCGCCGACCTGGACTCCGGCACGGGCGACGCGGTCCTCGACGGACTCCTGGAACTGGTCCGGGAGTCCCGGCCGCACCGGTGGCGGACCTGGGTGACCCTGCGGGCGCGGATCACGCTGGACGCCGTACGGGAGCAACTGGCCGCCGAAGGTCACCTGCGGGCCGAGAAGAGGCGCGTCCTCGGGGTGTTCCCGACCGTGGAGTACGCCCTGGACCGCGGCGCCGTCCTGGAGGCGCTGTGCGAGCGGACACGGGAGGCGGTAGGGGGTCCGTTCCCGGTCGCCGAGCTCTCCGAGCGGGACGCGGCCGTCGCCGCGCTCGCGGACGCCGCCGGGCTGGTGCCGGGCGCCGGGCCCGTACCGGGGCGTCTCGAAGAGCTCACCGAGCGCGGTGGAGCGGCGACCGCCGTGCTGCGGACGGTCCTCCGGGAGGTGCGGACGACGAGGGTGGCGTCGGCCGTCGCCGACTGAACCTGTCCCGGCGTCCCGGGCCTGGCCGTGGGCGCCGACGGATCCTCGTCCCCGGGGCCGTCGAGCCCGGGTGGTGAAGGAGTTCGTCGACGGGAGCGGCGGGCCGTCCCCGCGTGCCGGCCGGTCCGGCGGGCAGCCGGCCGCCGTGGGGGGGAGCACCTGAGCGTCGGCTCGCGTGTCGCCCATGCCGCGCACGTCCTGGTCCGTCGCGCGGCGCGGGAGCTGTCGGGCGCGGGAACCCAGGCGTCACCGACGGACGGACTCGACCCCTGCGGGCAACCCAGGCGTCACCGACGGACGGACTCGACCCCGGCGAGGTCGACGCGCCGCC carries:
- the ddaH gene encoding dimethylargininase; translated protein: MPSKKALVRRPGPRLAEGLVTHIERDKVDAGLALEQWEAYVEALRTHGWETVEVEAAEDCPDSVFVEDTVVMYRNVALIARPGAESRREETTGVEEAVARLGCSVNWVWDPGTLDGGDVLKIDDTIYVGRGGRTNAAGVQQVRAAFEPLGARVVAVPVSKVLHLKSAVTALPDGTVIGHIPKVDRPSLFPRFLSVPEESGAHVVLLGGDRLLMASSAPKTADLLADLGHEPVLVDIGEFEKLEGCVTCLSVRMRELYA
- a CDS encoding WhiB family transcriptional regulator, translating into MHIDTITPADPGWQTQALCAQTGADFFFPEPGSSVREAKRICGMCEMRPACLEYALANDERFGVWGGLSEKERLQLRRTRP
- a CDS encoding GPP34 family phosphoprotein; this encodes MPHGSLSLPARLCLLAWNSTETETGGAGRLPPLVRAGALVELAQRGLLIDDDGIATPADLDSGTGDAVLDGLLELVRESRPHRWRTWVTLRARITLDAVREQLAAEGHLRAEKRRVLGVFPTVEYALDRGAVLEALCERTREAVGGPFPVAELSERDAAVAALADAAGLVPGAGPVPGRLEELTERGGAATAVLRTVLREVRTTRVASAVAD
- a CDS encoding LysR family transcriptional regulator; this encodes MDLVAACRAFVSVSEHGSFTVGAAAARTAQSVVSRRVAALEQRLGERLLERSARAVTLTPFGRDMLPLAQQLVRLADRLDHEAETARHRPLRIAVPAICPTGALAHLIAAAHDHGILLDPRPAGPAERADLLTSRQVRAALLAVPPREAAWTVPLGLALADDPGGSAVYLDVLRPGRAGRARRPRRVWLQPEDDVPHVRDRLARLRDAVGLRPAQLAVTRTVAAAAADVLSRDDTLLCSPAQARELGLHWRPVGELGPGFARGYALAVADETDTDAARTGRTCADAVARCLGATQPPPSPRSARATQLTRATASSQSRRSPEESL
- a CDS encoding acyl-ACP desaturase; protein product: MTITSPHLGSPSSAWTDARLLYALEEVVEQELNRHLKVAKDWMPHEYVPFSDGRNFPGLFEDGQAWEKEQSKVTEIGRIALVVNLLTEDNLPSYHHEIASLFGRDGAWGTWVHRWTAEEGRHGIVMRDYLLTSRAVDPDKLEQFRMAHMAEGFESDNRHSMLHSVAYVAFQELATRVSHRNTGHQSGDPVCDRMLARIATDENLHMVFYRNLLKAAFELAPDLTMQAVRDVIVNFRMPGHGMPGFERAAAQMAIGEIYNMRIHHDDVLQPVLRFLRVLDIDGLGPEGLKAQEELGMYMGGLDAEASKFDEKLAARKARMAARAAG
- a CDS encoding serine hydrolase; this translates as MNTNTERLLGQLRRTLREGGLGGSFLVRDLDTGEEIGIEPDIEFPVASLTKVPLALATLERIRRGELDGAATIEVTPGRITTPGPTGLSRFRHSARIAVDDLLYLSVCVSDSVAADALFALTPPDQVAATVHAFGLRGISVRHTMHELTETPVERFDPAEVHLAHALAIESGTPGRGHRLPQLDTSRANTGTARAFVDLLQALWRPRARTPGAGAPAIHPDIAARLRGLLADNLLRHRLAPDFTSDASTWSSKTGTLLNLRHEVGVVEHADGRTYAVAALTESQVAAGSQPDAEALMGQVARRLRDHLRAGTV
- a CDS encoding ABC-F family ATP-binding cassette domain-containing protein, with translation MSASITCTSLSFTWPDGTSVFEGLDVAFGPGRTGLVGVNGSGKSTLLKLIAGRLTPADGTVRVAGEVGHLPQNVTLDTALRVDEALGIAARRAALHAIEAGDVAEEHFETVGDDWDVEERALATLGELGLGHIGLDRTIGEVSGGESVLLRLAALLLRRPDVLLLDEPTNNLDLYARRRLYAAVAAWPGIMVVVSHDRELLDLVDQIADLRSGGITWYGGNLSAYEDALATEQEAAERMVRVAEADLKKQKRELVDAQVKLARRRRYGQKMWDQKREPKIVMGARKRAAQESAGKHRIMHEEKLAEARERLDEAAEAVRDDDEIRVDLPYTAVPQGRTVLTLQDVHLAHGARVEGGFELHGPERIALVGRNGAGKTTLLRTVAGELEPLSGDVRAHVPLRFLPQRLDVLDGELTVAENVARFAPDATRNRIRARLARFLFRGARADQKAATLSGGERFRATLAALMLAEPAPQLLMLDEPTNNLDMASVRQLTTALESYEGALIVASHDLPFLESVGITRWLLLENGELREITSEAVGYPF
- the bla gene encoding class A beta-lactamase, with protein sequence MTYPHRMRRGAAWAAGLLALVALPACGQETGSASGSAVGSPRSTAASAAAPGATAGAFRRLEREFDARLGVYALDTGTGRTVAYQADERFAYASTFKALAVGAVLQRRGLEGLDKVVTFSREDVVANSPVTENFVETGMSLRELCAATLWYSDNTAANLLFDELGGPDGLEKALERLGDDVTEMDRYEPELSDGTPGDIRDTSTPRALAGSLRAFLLGKALDREERALLRTWMKTNTTGETLIMAGLPDDWTVADKSGTAGYGGRNDIAVVWPDDGADPIVLAVLSSRDEQDAERRDALIAEAATVAVDGLGGRGA
- a CDS encoding excinuclease ABC subunit UvrA — encoded protein: MSDFITLTGARQNNLEDVTLRIPKGRLTVFTGVSGSGKSSVVFDTIAVESQRQLNETFTWFVRNRLPKYERPHADTLEDLTPAIVVDQRQIGGHSRSTVGTMTDVYSVIRVLFSRHGTPSAGPATAYSFNDPAGMCPDCDGLGRVVRPDWDRILDPERSLADGAVRFPPFAAGTWQGQAYTNSDDLDPHKPVGAFTAAEREFLMHGRPGSKVTVNGSGGTWTTEYEGLADRFERLYLKRDLSGMSQKTRDLVREFLTEGTCPACAGARLNRAALATRINGRTIADCARMQVSDLIGVLREIDDPVATPVARAAITALERIDAIGLGYLSLDRETATLSGGEGQRLKTVRHLGSSLTGMTYIFDEPSVGLHPRDVGRLGDLLLRLRDKGNTVLVVEHDPDVIALADHVVDMGPGAGADGGRVVFEGTPAELAGSDTPTGRCLRRRTRVKEEVRRATGGLWVKGAGRHNLRDLTVEFPTGVLTVVTGVAGSGKSTLAAELTAAHPDAVVVDQSSIGISGRSTPATYVGIMDTVRKIFARETGTGPGLFSFNSAGACGTCEGRGILYTDLAFMDPVTTTCHDCEGRRFKDEVLRLTVDGRSVADVLEMTAGEALGFFDDPGVRRRLRALADVGLAYLTLGQPLSTLSGGERQRIKLATRLHRTGAVYVLDEPTTGLHMSDVDGLLALLDRLVDTGNTVVVVEHNLDVVAHADWIVDLGPGGGRDGGRLVFEGTPRQLLDAEGSFTGEHLRRVTAEGAETEGTEVEVEVVTGR